A genome region from Arachis duranensis cultivar V14167 chromosome 8, aradu.V14167.gnm2.J7QH, whole genome shotgun sequence includes the following:
- the LOC107460795 gene encoding uncharacterized WD repeat-containing protein C2A9.03 isoform X3, with product MNCCRWEVSSLAGHYFMLRNLLWATSKHDVYLMQNYSVMHWSSLQQRGKEVFNVARPIVPTLECPGLLARPVYRVQISTMAVKENLVVAGGYHGELVCKNLRHPGVAFCSKITPGNAITNAVDVYRHPSGSLRVVAANNDSQVQMFDAENFASVGCFKYDWSVNNTSVSPDGRLLAILGDSAECLLADANSGKVIGSLKGHLDYSFSSAWHPDGRILATGNQDTTCRLWDIRNLSESVGVLKGRMGAIRALRFTSDGQFLAMAEPADFVHVFDSKSGYVQAQEIDLFGEIAGISFSPDTEALFIAIADRTYGSLLEFIRKRDNNYLANMF from the exons ATGAATTGCTG CAGGTGGGAAGTGAGCAGCTTGGCAGGGCATTATTTTATG CTGAGGAATTTATTGTGGGCAACATCCAAGCATGATGTATACCTTATGCAAAACTACTCGGTGATGCATTGGTCCTCATTACAACAAAGGGGTAAAGAAGTTTTTAATGTGGCCAGACCCATAGTTCCGACCCTT GAGTGCCCTGGACTTTTAGCTCGTCCCGTCTACAGAGTTCAAATAAGCACCATGGCAGTCAAGGAAAATTTGGTGGTGGCAGGTGGTTATCATGGCGAGCTCGTTTGCAAG AATTTGCGGCATCCTGGTGTTGCATTCTGCAGTAAAATAACTCCTGGTAATGCCATAACCAACGCTGTTGATGTTTACCGCCATCCAAG TGGGTCGCTGAGGGTTGTTGCAGCAAATAATGATTCCCAAGTTCAGATGTTCGATGCAGAAAATTTTGCTTCCGTGGGTTGTTTTAAATATGATTGGTCTGTTAAT AATACTTCTGTCAGTCCAGATGGCAGGTTGTTGGCTATTCTTGGTGACAGTGCTGAGTGCTTGTTAGCTGATGCTAACTCCGGGAAG GTTATTGGGAGCCTAAAAGGGCACTTGGACTACTCTTTTTCGTCTGCTTGGCACCCAGATGGAAGAATATTGGCTACGGGGAACCAGGACACAACATGCAGGTTATGGGACATAAGGAACCTCTCAGAGTCCGTAGGTGTGCTTAAGGGAAGAATGGGTGCAATAAGAGCCTTAAGGTTCACATCTGATGGGCAGTTCTTGGCCATGGCTGAGCCAGCAGACTTTGTCCATGTATTTGACTCCAAGTCTGGCTATGTGCAAGCTCAAGAGATTGATCTATTTGGTGAAATTGCTGGGATATCCTTTAGCCCGGACACGGAGGCCCTATTTATTGCTATTGCCGACCGTACCTATGGAAGCTTGTTAGAGTTCATCAGAAAACGCGACAATAATTACCTTGCCAATATGTTTTAG
- the LOC107460795 gene encoding uncharacterized WD repeat-containing protein C2A9.03 isoform X2, with translation MSAFSRWEVSSLAGHYFMLRNLLWATSKHDVYLMQNYSVMHWSSLQQRGKEVFNVARPIVPTLECPGLLARPVYRVQISTMAVKENLVVAGGYHGELVCKNLRHPGVAFCSKITPGNAITNAVDVYRHPSGSLRVVAANNDSQVQMFDAENFASVGCFKYDWSVNNTSVSPDGRLLAILGDSAECLLADANSGKVIGSLKGHLDYSFSSAWHPDGRILATGNQDTTCRLWDIRNLSESVGVLKGRMGAIRALRFTSDGQFLAMAEPADFVHVFDSKSGYVQAQEIDLFGEIAGISFSPDTEALFIAIADRTYGSLLEFIRKRDNNYLANMF, from the exons atgTCCGCTTTTAGCAGGTGGGAAGTGAGCAGCTTGGCAGGGCATTATTTTATG CTGAGGAATTTATTGTGGGCAACATCCAAGCATGATGTATACCTTATGCAAAACTACTCGGTGATGCATTGGTCCTCATTACAACAAAGGGGTAAAGAAGTTTTTAATGTGGCCAGACCCATAGTTCCGACCCTT GAGTGCCCTGGACTTTTAGCTCGTCCCGTCTACAGAGTTCAAATAAGCACCATGGCAGTCAAGGAAAATTTGGTGGTGGCAGGTGGTTATCATGGCGAGCTCGTTTGCAAG AATTTGCGGCATCCTGGTGTTGCATTCTGCAGTAAAATAACTCCTGGTAATGCCATAACCAACGCTGTTGATGTTTACCGCCATCCAAG TGGGTCGCTGAGGGTTGTTGCAGCAAATAATGATTCCCAAGTTCAGATGTTCGATGCAGAAAATTTTGCTTCCGTGGGTTGTTTTAAATATGATTGGTCTGTTAAT AATACTTCTGTCAGTCCAGATGGCAGGTTGTTGGCTATTCTTGGTGACAGTGCTGAGTGCTTGTTAGCTGATGCTAACTCCGGGAAG GTTATTGGGAGCCTAAAAGGGCACTTGGACTACTCTTTTTCGTCTGCTTGGCACCCAGATGGAAGAATATTGGCTACGGGGAACCAGGACACAACATGCAGGTTATGGGACATAAGGAACCTCTCAGAGTCCGTAGGTGTGCTTAAGGGAAGAATGGGTGCAATAAGAGCCTTAAGGTTCACATCTGATGGGCAGTTCTTGGCCATGGCTGAGCCAGCAGACTTTGTCCATGTATTTGACTCCAAGTCTGGCTATGTGCAAGCTCAAGAGATTGATCTATTTGGTGAAATTGCTGGGATATCCTTTAGCCCGGACACGGAGGCCCTATTTATTGCTATTGCCGACCGTACCTATGGAAGCTTGTTAGAGTTCATCAGAAAACGCGACAATAATTACCTTGCCAATATGTTTTAG
- the LOC107460795 gene encoding uncharacterized WD repeat-containing protein C2A9.03 isoform X5, whose protein sequence is MLRNLLWATSKHDVYLMQNYSVMHWSSLQQRGKEVFNVARPIVPTLECPGLLARPVYRVQISTMAVKENLVVAGGYHGELVCKNLRHPGVAFCSKITPGNAITNAVDVYRHPSGSLRVVAANNDSQVQMFDAENFASVGCFKYDWSVNNTSVSPDGRLLAILGDSAECLLADANSGKVIGSLKGHLDYSFSSAWHPDGRILATGNQDTTCRLWDIRNLSESVGVLKGRMGAIRALRFTSDGQFLAMAEPADFVHVFDSKSGYVQAQEIDLFGEIAGISFSPDTEALFIAIADRTYGSLLEFIRKRDNNYLANMF, encoded by the exons ATG CTGAGGAATTTATTGTGGGCAACATCCAAGCATGATGTATACCTTATGCAAAACTACTCGGTGATGCATTGGTCCTCATTACAACAAAGGGGTAAAGAAGTTTTTAATGTGGCCAGACCCATAGTTCCGACCCTT GAGTGCCCTGGACTTTTAGCTCGTCCCGTCTACAGAGTTCAAATAAGCACCATGGCAGTCAAGGAAAATTTGGTGGTGGCAGGTGGTTATCATGGCGAGCTCGTTTGCAAG AATTTGCGGCATCCTGGTGTTGCATTCTGCAGTAAAATAACTCCTGGTAATGCCATAACCAACGCTGTTGATGTTTACCGCCATCCAAG TGGGTCGCTGAGGGTTGTTGCAGCAAATAATGATTCCCAAGTTCAGATGTTCGATGCAGAAAATTTTGCTTCCGTGGGTTGTTTTAAATATGATTGGTCTGTTAAT AATACTTCTGTCAGTCCAGATGGCAGGTTGTTGGCTATTCTTGGTGACAGTGCTGAGTGCTTGTTAGCTGATGCTAACTCCGGGAAG GTTATTGGGAGCCTAAAAGGGCACTTGGACTACTCTTTTTCGTCTGCTTGGCACCCAGATGGAAGAATATTGGCTACGGGGAACCAGGACACAACATGCAGGTTATGGGACATAAGGAACCTCTCAGAGTCCGTAGGTGTGCTTAAGGGAAGAATGGGTGCAATAAGAGCCTTAAGGTTCACATCTGATGGGCAGTTCTTGGCCATGGCTGAGCCAGCAGACTTTGTCCATGTATTTGACTCCAAGTCTGGCTATGTGCAAGCTCAAGAGATTGATCTATTTGGTGAAATTGCTGGGATATCCTTTAGCCCGGACACGGAGGCCCTATTTATTGCTATTGCCGACCGTACCTATGGAAGCTTGTTAGAGTTCATCAGAAAACGCGACAATAATTACCTTGCCAATATGTTTTAG
- the LOC107460795 gene encoding uncharacterized WD repeat-containing protein C2A9.03 isoform X4, with product MNCWWEVSSLAGHYFMLRNLLWATSKHDVYLMQNYSVMHWSSLQQRGKEVFNVARPIVPTLECPGLLARPVYRVQISTMAVKENLVVAGGYHGELVCKNLRHPGVAFCSKITPGNAITNAVDVYRHPSGSLRVVAANNDSQVQMFDAENFASVGCFKYDWSVNNTSVSPDGRLLAILGDSAECLLADANSGKVIGSLKGHLDYSFSSAWHPDGRILATGNQDTTCRLWDIRNLSESVGVLKGRMGAIRALRFTSDGQFLAMAEPADFVHVFDSKSGYVQAQEIDLFGEIAGISFSPDTEALFIAIADRTYGSLLEFIRKRDNNYLANMF from the exons ATGAATTGCTG GTGGGAAGTGAGCAGCTTGGCAGGGCATTATTTTATG CTGAGGAATTTATTGTGGGCAACATCCAAGCATGATGTATACCTTATGCAAAACTACTCGGTGATGCATTGGTCCTCATTACAACAAAGGGGTAAAGAAGTTTTTAATGTGGCCAGACCCATAGTTCCGACCCTT GAGTGCCCTGGACTTTTAGCTCGTCCCGTCTACAGAGTTCAAATAAGCACCATGGCAGTCAAGGAAAATTTGGTGGTGGCAGGTGGTTATCATGGCGAGCTCGTTTGCAAG AATTTGCGGCATCCTGGTGTTGCATTCTGCAGTAAAATAACTCCTGGTAATGCCATAACCAACGCTGTTGATGTTTACCGCCATCCAAG TGGGTCGCTGAGGGTTGTTGCAGCAAATAATGATTCCCAAGTTCAGATGTTCGATGCAGAAAATTTTGCTTCCGTGGGTTGTTTTAAATATGATTGGTCTGTTAAT AATACTTCTGTCAGTCCAGATGGCAGGTTGTTGGCTATTCTTGGTGACAGTGCTGAGTGCTTGTTAGCTGATGCTAACTCCGGGAAG GTTATTGGGAGCCTAAAAGGGCACTTGGACTACTCTTTTTCGTCTGCTTGGCACCCAGATGGAAGAATATTGGCTACGGGGAACCAGGACACAACATGCAGGTTATGGGACATAAGGAACCTCTCAGAGTCCGTAGGTGTGCTTAAGGGAAGAATGGGTGCAATAAGAGCCTTAAGGTTCACATCTGATGGGCAGTTCTTGGCCATGGCTGAGCCAGCAGACTTTGTCCATGTATTTGACTCCAAGTCTGGCTATGTGCAAGCTCAAGAGATTGATCTATTTGGTGAAATTGCTGGGATATCCTTTAGCCCGGACACGGAGGCCCTATTTATTGCTATTGCCGACCGTACCTATGGAAGCTTGTTAGAGTTCATCAGAAAACGCGACAATAATTACCTTGCCAATATGTTTTAG
- the LOC107460795 gene encoding uncharacterized WD repeat-containing protein C2A9.03 isoform X6 — translation MQNYSVMHWSSLQQRGKEVFNVARPIVPTLECPGLLARPVYRVQISTMAVKENLVVAGGYHGELVCKNLRHPGVAFCSKITPGNAITNAVDVYRHPSGSLRVVAANNDSQVQMFDAENFASVGCFKYDWSVNNTSVSPDGRLLAILGDSAECLLADANSGKVIGSLKGHLDYSFSSAWHPDGRILATGNQDTTCRLWDIRNLSESVGVLKGRMGAIRALRFTSDGQFLAMAEPADFVHVFDSKSGYVQAQEIDLFGEIAGISFSPDTEALFIAIADRTYGSLLEFIRKRDNNYLANMF, via the exons ATGCAAAACTACTCGGTGATGCATTGGTCCTCATTACAACAAAGGGGTAAAGAAGTTTTTAATGTGGCCAGACCCATAGTTCCGACCCTT GAGTGCCCTGGACTTTTAGCTCGTCCCGTCTACAGAGTTCAAATAAGCACCATGGCAGTCAAGGAAAATTTGGTGGTGGCAGGTGGTTATCATGGCGAGCTCGTTTGCAAG AATTTGCGGCATCCTGGTGTTGCATTCTGCAGTAAAATAACTCCTGGTAATGCCATAACCAACGCTGTTGATGTTTACCGCCATCCAAG TGGGTCGCTGAGGGTTGTTGCAGCAAATAATGATTCCCAAGTTCAGATGTTCGATGCAGAAAATTTTGCTTCCGTGGGTTGTTTTAAATATGATTGGTCTGTTAAT AATACTTCTGTCAGTCCAGATGGCAGGTTGTTGGCTATTCTTGGTGACAGTGCTGAGTGCTTGTTAGCTGATGCTAACTCCGGGAAG GTTATTGGGAGCCTAAAAGGGCACTTGGACTACTCTTTTTCGTCTGCTTGGCACCCAGATGGAAGAATATTGGCTACGGGGAACCAGGACACAACATGCAGGTTATGGGACATAAGGAACCTCTCAGAGTCCGTAGGTGTGCTTAAGGGAAGAATGGGTGCAATAAGAGCCTTAAGGTTCACATCTGATGGGCAGTTCTTGGCCATGGCTGAGCCAGCAGACTTTGTCCATGTATTTGACTCCAAGTCTGGCTATGTGCAAGCTCAAGAGATTGATCTATTTGGTGAAATTGCTGGGATATCCTTTAGCCCGGACACGGAGGCCCTATTTATTGCTATTGCCGACCGTACCTATGGAAGCTTGTTAGAGTTCATCAGAAAACGCGACAATAATTACCTTGCCAATATGTTTTAG
- the LOC107460795 gene encoding uncharacterized WD repeat-containing protein C2A9.03 isoform X1 produces the protein MERFGNDDLQYVVNDYFDFSDFEDDVAFTNSDPLDDSDLDESFQTSNSKTDTSASEARKGKDIQGIPWEKLNYSRQKYRETRLKQYKNYENLSHSRDDLDKECLEVQKGKAFYDFQFNTRLVKSTIIHFQLRNLLWATSKHDVYLMQNYSVMHWSSLQQRGKEVFNVARPIVPTLECPGLLARPVYRVQISTMAVKENLVVAGGYHGELVCKNLRHPGVAFCSKITPGNAITNAVDVYRHPSGSLRVVAANNDSQVQMFDAENFASVGCFKYDWSVNNTSVSPDGRLLAILGDSAECLLADANSGKVIGSLKGHLDYSFSSAWHPDGRILATGNQDTTCRLWDIRNLSESVGVLKGRMGAIRALRFTSDGQFLAMAEPADFVHVFDSKSGYVQAQEIDLFGEIAGISFSPDTEALFIAIADRTYGSLLEFIRKRDNNYLANMF, from the exons ATGGAGCGGTTCGGCAACGACGACCTTCAGTACGTTGTCAATGACTATTTCGACTTCTCTGACTTCGAAGACGACGTTGCATTCACCAATTCTGATCCTTTGGATGACTCCGACCTCGATGAAAGCTTCCAGACG AGTAATTCGAAGACTGATACGTCTGCTTCGGAagctagaaaagggaaagataTACAGGGGATTCCATGGGAGAAGCTTAACTACAGCAGACAGAAGTACCGCGAGACTCGGTTGAAGCAGTACAAGAACTACGAGAACCTCTCGCATTCTCGCGACGATCTCGACAAG GAGTGTTTGGAAGTGCAGAAGGGGAAGGCCTTCTATGACTTCCAGTTCAACACAAGGCTTGTAAAATCCACAATTATCCATTTTCAG CTGAGGAATTTATTGTGGGCAACATCCAAGCATGATGTATACCTTATGCAAAACTACTCGGTGATGCATTGGTCCTCATTACAACAAAGGGGTAAAGAAGTTTTTAATGTGGCCAGACCCATAGTTCCGACCCTT GAGTGCCCTGGACTTTTAGCTCGTCCCGTCTACAGAGTTCAAATAAGCACCATGGCAGTCAAGGAAAATTTGGTGGTGGCAGGTGGTTATCATGGCGAGCTCGTTTGCAAG AATTTGCGGCATCCTGGTGTTGCATTCTGCAGTAAAATAACTCCTGGTAATGCCATAACCAACGCTGTTGATGTTTACCGCCATCCAAG TGGGTCGCTGAGGGTTGTTGCAGCAAATAATGATTCCCAAGTTCAGATGTTCGATGCAGAAAATTTTGCTTCCGTGGGTTGTTTTAAATATGATTGGTCTGTTAAT AATACTTCTGTCAGTCCAGATGGCAGGTTGTTGGCTATTCTTGGTGACAGTGCTGAGTGCTTGTTAGCTGATGCTAACTCCGGGAAG GTTATTGGGAGCCTAAAAGGGCACTTGGACTACTCTTTTTCGTCTGCTTGGCACCCAGATGGAAGAATATTGGCTACGGGGAACCAGGACACAACATGCAGGTTATGGGACATAAGGAACCTCTCAGAGTCCGTAGGTGTGCTTAAGGGAAGAATGGGTGCAATAAGAGCCTTAAGGTTCACATCTGATGGGCAGTTCTTGGCCATGGCTGAGCCAGCAGACTTTGTCCATGTATTTGACTCCAAGTCTGGCTATGTGCAAGCTCAAGAGATTGATCTATTTGGTGAAATTGCTGGGATATCCTTTAGCCCGGACACGGAGGCCCTATTTATTGCTATTGCCGACCGTACCTATGGAAGCTTGTTAGAGTTCATCAGAAAACGCGACAATAATTACCTTGCCAATATGTTTTAG